The Culex pipiens pallens isolate TS chromosome 2, TS_CPP_V2, whole genome shotgun sequence DNA window tcaaatgttgTCCGATAAATTCcggtttttctgatttttttaaaaagtgttcatgattgtccattcccgaaaatatttttttcgaaaagttcagaaaagtcctacaatttcgtctaagaagcgttgaagattggaccactgaTTGCTGAGATGaagcggataaaagaaaaagaaacaggaaaattgaagttttcggtgtctcaccaaaacaaccctccattttctaatgtcgattacAAGATTACAATTTTTGAACTAAAATGTCTCAATGTCTCAATgtcttaaaaaactgaaatttctcTATGTCTTAAATAACTCAAATGTCTCGAAGTAACTGATGTGTCTCAATGTCTGAAATAATTGAAATGTCTCAACGTATTTAATAACTGAAGGTAACCGAAGTATCTCATTGTCTAAAATGTGTTAAATCCAGCATGTCCTAATgtcttaaatatttaaatggcttaaaaaattgaaaagtttaaaagtaaCTTAGATGTCTCACTGTACCAATGtctagaaaaattgaaatgtCTCAATAATAAATCAAAAGTCTCAAAGTAAAAAATAGGCTTGTTATCAGAAAGTCATGACCATCAGTTATGAgaagaaaaaatagaaacatcCCCAACACTTAgtctaaaaattgttattgaacagATCTTATGGGAGAGCAGGGTTACCAGGCCAAAATTTGAATAATCTGGCAAAAAATATCTGTCAgacataaatttaacaaatctgAATGGTAACGGGGAGAAAGGATattaattgattcaaaaatttgtagaatTCAACTGATTCTATGACCTCAAAAAGGTTGAGTTTACATCCTCTTTTTTGATAAACAcattctatttttatttgattttcaattaataCGTTaactttaatcaaaaatttgtataatgtggacataaagtgaaaaatctggcaaaatctacCAATATCTGGCACATAAAAGggtaaatctttattctggctaacACTTGAAAATAACTAAcagaactatgggaaaattttgaccaattttatctaggacattattttggccatgaaatgtaaTCTTTGtaccaacacttttttttaaagtgattttttttaaaatgattcatttaattattgatatttgaatatttctttaattattggtatatcaataataaaaagaatCTAACAGTTTGATCAAAAAAGTTGTGCATTacgaaatattttataatttttttatcgcTTGAACTTTCAATTATTTTGGTTATGGATATTTTgccttttactttttttttcaaatatcgaacaaaatttgtattgtCTAAACAAACTGCAAAGTTACAGAAATGTCTCAATGTCTGAAATAACCTTAATGTCTTAACATCTTAATGTGACTATCATGTCTCAATGTCTCAAAGTTACTGAAATATCTAAAATTCTCAATGTTTTAGTAATTCAATTGTCTTGAACGATTCAACTGTTCAAGTTCGCCCACTATGCCAAAGTTAACAGTCCTATGCAGGCAACCAGTGTTGAAAGTGGCAATCCCGAAAGTAACGTCCGCTGTGAACAGTCTGAAAAGTCGATGAATATCTCGATTGTGTTCGGTTCGGAAAGATGCTCCAGGGGTAAAAAGTCCTGACACTAACGGCACTCAGACAGACACGCGACAGACGGACTGTCGGTGGAGAGTGTTGGTGTTATTCTCTGTttgtcaattttcaatttagaaATGTTTAGTTAAGCTTcttaaaatttgctttgtttggaaatttaaatttttgaaaatgattattttgaaatcGAGTTTGAGCCAAGACACCACAACTGCTTCTCTGACTCTGACGAACGGACTGACAGCGCTCCGAAGGGGTATCCCAAATCAACACGTGTGACGTGTTTGTCCCATTGCAAAACTAGTGCCGTCATTTCCGATCAAATATGGGTTCATTCCTGAGCTCAAAAACGAAGGGTAAAAAATGGCGAAGAATGCGAGCTATCTGACAATGTCCAtgggtgagtgtgtgtgtgtgtttggaaagGAAAGTTGCTTGAAGGGATTTTTTGACTCAGGGTGAGGAATGGAAAAAAGCTGACGATTCTGAAAATTTCGAACAAAGTGCAATCTGTTACTGCTGCTGATGGTATCGGATTTTccatttgctgctgctgctgggagtGGAAATTTGATCTCGATTACGAGTTATCGTTTTCATTTGAACAGAATATATCTGTTTCTGTTGATGCAGTCCAAGATTGGAATTCTAAGAAAACTTGGTGTTTGAAATGACAAACAAATCGATTCTACCCTGATTGAAAAAACGACTTATCTTCGAAAGAAACATCAATCTTATCAATCCAACTCATTCAATGAATGATCTGAGCATCATAAAGTACGAATAAAtcgttttgattatctgaaataaaGATTACTTATGTAGATATCCCTCACAGGATTCTTTCAACAATACAAACCTCTACAAACGTTTCCATATTGAGCAGTGCAAGCCCTCCGATGGTCATCTCGACGGCATTCTGACTTCGATGCAGCATGAactgcaacttcttttgatccGAAGGACAGAGCAGGTACCACTTGGTGTTGTAGATAGCGTCAACGATGTGATCGTTCTAAAAGAAGATTAGGAAATTGAAGAATAATTACTTGAACAACTAAGGACCAGCACACCTTCAAAGTCAGCGACGTTCCCAGCGCACAAAACTCCAACAGCTGAAAGAAGGTCGCAAACAGAAACATAACTCTCGTCCAGTCACCCTTCATGAAGATCACAAACAGCGTCATGCTGAGACACGTCACCGAAGTGATGACCTGGACGAACACCGTGAAGAAGTAGTGCTCGTTCAGTTCTTCCTCGTAGCCAATGATTTCCTTGTGCATCATGCAGATCTCCGTGACCTTTTCGTGGATTTCATCGTCCTCGCAGTCCGGATCTTCCAGCAGCTGATCGAGTTCAATCATCGTGTTCCTAAACACGTCCACAATTCCAACAATGTGCAGCACGATGATCATGATGCCCATGTCCGCGGCCAGAATCCCAGCGATCGCCAAAAACACCATAAACACTTGGTAGCCCATCGTAACGACATAGCCCGTGTGCGTCAACGGATCCACGGTGGGAATCTCCAACGCAAACAGAAGAACCTCCTCGTTCCTCACCATCAGCATGTATCCGGGAATCACAAACAGAAACAACCCAGCCACGCTATAAGATaccgaaaaaaatctaaaaatatacaaaatgacCAGCACATTCTTCAGCAGCACGTAATTATTCTCCGGATGTCGACCATTCCTCGCATGCATCGACCGCAAATCCGCCCGCTTCTTCCGAAAGAACTCCACGTTCGACAGGCCACTCCACATCTTGATCATCCCCTGGAACCCAATCCCGCTGATCGACAGCGTGTCCATGACCGCATACCATTCGCCCCAATGCACCGTCACCGTGTAGATCAAATTTACCGCAAACAACACCAAGCTGAAGAAGCTCACGTACGTCTGGAACGTCCACCGGAAGTGCTCCACGAAAATGTCCGCCCCGACGAAGGCGATAAAGTGGTGCAAAAAGCGCATCAACTCGTCGAAAATGTCCACGGCACGGAGGGAACGTAGACCCTGCTCATTGAACAGGACCAGCTTACGCTTAAGGAATTGTCTCATCCTTGAAGGTTGGAGT harbors:
- the LOC120421037 gene encoding putative odorant receptor 83c — protein: MRQFLKRKLVLFNEQGLRSLRAVDIFDELMRFLHHFIAFVGADIFVEHFRWTFQTYVSFFSLVLFAVNLIYTVTVHWGEWYAVMDTLSISGIGFQGMIKMWSGLSNVEFFRKKRADLRSMHARNGRHPENNYVLLKNVLVILYIFRFFSVSYSVAGLFLFVIPGYMLMVRNEEVLLFALEIPTVDPLTHTGYVVTMGYQVFMVFLAIAGILAADMGIMIIVLHIVGIVDVFRNTMIELDQLLEDPDCEDDEIHEKVTEICMMHKEIIGYEEELNEHYFFTVFVQVITSVTCLSMTLFVIFMKGDWTRVMFLFATFFQLLEFCALGTSLTLKNDHIVDAIYNTKWYLLCPSDQKKLQFMLHRSQNAVEMTIGGLALLNMETFVEIIKTIYSYFMMLRSFIE